Proteins encoded in a region of the Helicobacter sp. NHP19-003 genome:
- a CDS encoding methyl-accepting chemotaxis protein, with the protein MFSKFGIGTKIVVGVCIVVVLGITVLGVVISKQVRSVMRNTTIKNMQRNIDQNAARLQRVMNRMFARMSTLGEDLVAIDLAHNENKRQQLIRKFLNGSPNVRLISVSAVGDPNGSYITSKVGDTLETLVKKDFYDPQITHQVLQDGKILKTKPYFKDIGGQKVFGFELAVPLNKNESGKTKIVGVMIAFIDIDSFADVIMRSKNDTFVMQRNGYVLLVGYKNMQGKLLSEINPDVTAARLAKMVHDNSSGAMDYHAVSTNKDSFLVVRSFDIFSKIGPEDFKFNWAIARFISKSEVFAAARYLQKLIFIMGLVVVVVLVATVYILVRSLVGNRIEVVSNTLRSFFRLLNDPKNNQDVHIVEPKMLDEIGHMQLSINENILKIHENTKTDSATIENMLGVVRHIKEGDFTQRITATPNNPDLLQLRELFNDVVAYLQEHIGSYMQTINEAFQRYRALDFTKGIPNPSGDVEKSIDALGAEITKMLRTSLDFASALTKESQGLKACVDQLTNSANQQNKSLLQTSKSIESITESIASISQKSEEMIAQGQDIRNIVEIIKDIADQTNLLALNAAIEAARAGQHGRGFAVVADEVRKLAERTQKSLGEIEANINVLVQSIVDTAESIKAQSQSVEGINASLQVFKEDTQNNLSAASTSLEVGNNIDRISKDILEDANKKKF; encoded by the coding sequence ATGTTTTCTAAGTTTGGGATTGGCACCAAGATTGTTGTCGGTGTGTGTATAGTTGTGGTGCTTGGCATCACGGTTCTAGGGGTAGTGATTAGTAAACAGGTGAGAAGCGTTATGCGCAACACCACCATCAAGAACATGCAAAGGAATATCGATCAAAATGCCGCCCGCTTACAAAGGGTGATGAATCGCATGTTTGCGCGGATGAGTACTCTAGGAGAGGATCTCGTTGCCATTGATCTGGCCCATAACGAGAACAAAAGACAACAGTTGATCCGAAAATTTTTAAATGGTAGTCCAAATGTTCGGCTGATCAGCGTATCCGCTGTGGGCGATCCTAACGGTTCCTATATTACGAGCAAAGTGGGAGATACCCTAGAAACTCTCGTTAAAAAAGATTTTTACGACCCCCAGATCACCCACCAAGTGTTGCAAGATGGCAAGATTCTCAAAACAAAACCCTATTTTAAAGACATCGGTGGACAAAAAGTTTTTGGTTTTGAATTAGCGGTGCCCCTCAACAAAAATGAGAGTGGTAAAACTAAAATAGTGGGGGTGATGATCGCTTTTATCGACATCGATAGTTTTGCTGATGTCATTATGCGCAGTAAAAACGACACCTTTGTGATGCAACGGAATGGATATGTATTGCTCGTAGGCTATAAAAATATGCAAGGTAAACTCTTAAGCGAAATAAATCCTGATGTTACAGCAGCACGCCTAGCAAAGATGGTGCATGACAATAGTTCTGGGGCTATGGACTATCACGCCGTTAGTACCAATAAGGACAGCTTTCTAGTCGTTAGGTCTTTCGATATTTTTAGTAAAATCGGTCCTGAGGATTTTAAGTTTAATTGGGCGATTGCGCGGTTTATAAGCAAAAGCGAAGTCTTTGCAGCAGCCCGTTACTTGCAAAAATTGATTTTCATCATGGGGTTGGTGGTGGTGGTGGTGTTGGTGGCCACCGTCTACATCCTTGTGCGCTCTTTGGTGGGTAACCGCATTGAAGTGGTTTCCAACACCCTGCGCAGTTTCTTTAGATTGCTCAACGATCCTAAAAACAACCAAGATGTGCACATTGTCGAGCCTAAAATGCTCGATGAGATCGGGCATATGCAGCTCTCCATCAACGAGAACATTTTAAAAATACACGAAAACACCAAGACGGACAGCGCCACCATTGAAAACATGCTGGGCGTGGTGCGCCACATTAAGGAGGGCGACTTCACGCAAAGGATCACCGCTACGCCCAATAATCCCGATCTCTTGCAACTCAGAGAACTCTTTAACGATGTCGTGGCGTATTTGCAAGAACATATAGGTTCTTACATGCAAACCATCAACGAGGCCTTTCAACGCTACCGCGCCTTAGATTTCACAAAGGGCATCCCAAACCCTTCTGGAGATGTCGAAAAGTCCATCGATGCTTTGGGGGCTGAGATCACTAAAATGCTGCGCACTTCGCTCGATTTTGCCAGCGCACTCACAAAAGAATCGCAAGGTTTAAAAGCTTGTGTCGATCAGCTCACAAACAGCGCAAACCAGCAAAATAAAAGCTTGCTCCAAACTTCTAAATCGATCGAATCTATCACAGAGAGCATCGCCAGCATTAGCCAAAAAAGCGAAGAGATGATCGCCCAAGGGCAGGACATTAGAAACATTGTAGAGATCATCAAGGACATCGCCGACCAAACCAATTTACTTGCGCTCAATGCCGCCATTGAGGCCGCTAGAGCGGGCCAACACGGGCGGGGCTTTGCTGTGGTCGCCGATGAAGTGCGCAAGTTGGCTGAACGCACCCAAAAATCTTTGGGTGAGATTGAGGCAAATATCAATGTTTTAGTCCAAAGCATTGTTGACACTGCCGAGTCCATTAAGGCACAGAGTCAAAGCGTGGAGGGGATCAACGCCTCTTTGCAAGTTTTTAAAGAGGACACACAAAACAATCTCAGTGCCGCCAGCACTTCTCTAGAGGTGGGCAACAACATCGATCGCATTTCCAAGGATATTTTAGAAGACGCGAACAAGAAGAAATTTTAA
- the fic gene encoding protein adenylyltransferase Fic, whose translation MNLDEQSLENARQLFESGDIHKIEVGTSKGLQEIHRALFQGLYDFAGQIRDKNISKGYFKFCSALYLPEALKKIETMPQTNFEEIIEKYVEMNVAHPFMEGNGRATRIWLDCILKKELGLVVDWQFVDKNDYLSAMERSPINDLELKTLLKAHLTDNVHDREVIFKGIAQSYYYEGLTKNL comes from the coding sequence ATGAACCTAGATGAGCAAAGTTTAGAGAACGCACGCCAGCTCTTTGAAAGCGGAGACATCCATAAGATTGAGGTCGGCACATCCAAGGGGTTACAAGAAATCCACAGAGCACTTTTTCAGGGGTTGTATGACTTTGCAGGACAGATTAGGGATAAGAATATCTCTAAGGGCTACTTCAAATTTTGCTCCGCTTTGTATCTGCCAGAAGCCCTGAAGAAAATTGAAACAATGCCACAAACAAACTTTGAGGAAATCATAGAAAAATATGTAGAAATGAATGTGGCACACCCTTTTATGGAAGGCAATGGGCGTGCGACACGCATTTGGCTGGATTGCATTCTTAAGAAAGAATTAGGGCTTGTTGTGGATTGGCAGTTTGTGGATAAGAACGACTATTTATCTGCAATGGAAAGAAGTCCTATTAACGATTTAGAACTCAAAACATTGCTCAAGGCGCATTTAACAGATAATGTCCATGATAGAGAAGTCATTTTTAAGGGCATCGCACAATCCTACTACTATGAGGGTTTAACAAAAAATCTTTGA